Proteins found in one Acanthopagrus latus isolate v.2019 chromosome 3, fAcaLat1.1, whole genome shotgun sequence genomic segment:
- the LOC119017295 gene encoding zinc finger protein 691-like — protein sequence MSKVQTLRVVVKQRLTAAAEEIFELFERTIAEYEEELCRHRKLLDAVLKPQVQLHRTDIQQLLECKEEDPPEQQERSSSLDQQEPPELPHIKEEQEELWTRQKGEQLPGLEEADIKFTLSPVSVKSEEDDEEKPQSSQLHQIKTEEFRDVEHFKTEAEGAFCGGPEPEPVKDSDPDTHSQPADDKTSHSFTFSLDTVNSEEDEEKPQTSQLQTVQMETEADGEDCGGPEPARTINSVSHLQPVTVDGTSHCSEPKTADKAPEPETEDNASESDTDHSSDWETRNPQVYSEQQGSSCSVCKKTFPSRSDVVKHMRTHKKEKTFRCSVCSKTFSQSSHLTSHLLVHTGETPFSCSDCGKKFKQKSSLNVHLKLHAGGKPNTCSICKSSFSSRSNLNAHMRVHSEEKPFSCSVCGKKFARNGTLKQHLTTHA from the exons atgtctaaagtcCAAACGCTGAGAGTTGTTGTGAAGCAGCGACTAACTGCggctgctgaagagatatttgagctgtttgaaagaacgaTAGCAGAGTACGAGGAGGAACTGTGTCGACACCGGAAACTACTGGACGCTGTTCTGAAGCCTCAGGTCCAGTTACACAGAACAG acatccagcagctgttggagtGTAAAGAAGAGGAtcctcctgagcagcaggagaggagctccagtctggaccagcaGGAACCACCAGAGCTgccacacattaaagaggaacaggaggaactctggacCCGTCAGAAGGGAGAGCAGCTGccagggctggaggaggctgatatCAAGTTCACACTCAGTCCTGTCtctgtgaagagtgaagaagatgatgaagagaaacctcagtcctcacagcttcacCAAATCAAAACTGAAGAGTTCAGAGATGTAgagcattttaaaacagaagCTGAAGGAGCGTTCTGtggaggaccagaaccagaaccagtcaAGGACTCAGATCCAGATACTCATTCACAACCAGCTGATGACAAGACGTCGCACTCCTTCACATTCAGTCTTGACACTGTAAAtagtgaagaagatgaagagaaacctcAGACCTCACAGCTTCAAACtgtacagatggagacagaagctgatggagaggactgtggaggacCAGAACCAGCCAGGACCATTAATTCAGTTAGTCATTTACAACCAGTGACTGTTGATGGGACGTCACACTGCTCTGAACCCAAGACTGCTGACAAGGCCCCTGAACCTGAGACTGAAGACAACGCCTCTGAATCTGACACTGATCACAGCAGTGATTGGGAGACCAGGAACCCTCAGGTTTATTCAGAGCAACAAGGTTCCAGCTGCTCAGTTTGCAAAAAAACTTTTCCAAGCAGATCTGATGTTGTGAAGCACATGAGAACCCACAAGAAGGAGAAAACATTCAGGTGCTCAGtttgcagtaaaacattttcacagagtTCACATCTGACTTCACACTTGCTTGTCCACACGGGGGAGACACCATTCAGTTGTTCTGACTGTGgtaagaaattcaaacaaaagtCATCTTTGAATGTACATTTAAAACTTCATGCAGGAGGAAAGCCGAACACATGCTCAATTTGTAAATCAAGTTTCAGTTCCAGAAGCAATCTGAATGCACACATGCGCGTCCACAGTGAAGAGAAACCAttcagttgttcagtttgtggTAAGAAATTTGCACGAAATGGAACTCTGAAACAACACTTGACTACCCATGCATAG